Proteins encoded together in one Miscanthus floridulus cultivar M001 chromosome 16, ASM1932011v1, whole genome shotgun sequence window:
- the LOC136514340 gene encoding UPF0014 membrane protein STAR2-like: MSRDPHPSLPCVDFAQDCPPPASVARGSKLCPTEQLLSAGRSGMERHAGMALLELVAKQMDPGAPGFWRDFLLGMLKPVAATAVVAMAVALSFWQRLGLEGEMLYATARAFLQLSVIGFVLQFIFTQKNALWSLLVYLFMVTVAGYTAGQRAKQVPRGKYIACVSILVGTAITVLLPVLLSVFPFTPRYIIPVAGMMVGNAMTVTGVTMKKLREDVKIQRNLVETALALGATPRQATLQQVKRSLVIALSPDIDSAKTVGLITLPGTMTGLIMGGVSPLEAIQLQIVVTYMLMSASALSSILSTYLCWPAFFTKAFQFDDKVFAD; the protein is encoded by the exons ATGTCTCGGGATCCCCACCCCAGCCTCCCCTGCGTAGACTTTGCCCAGGACTGTCCTCCTCCTGCGTCGGTGGCTCGTGGCAGCAAGCTCTGCCCAACAGAGCAGCTGCTTTCTGCGGGCCGGTCGGGGATGGAGCGGCACGCGGGCATGGCGCTGCTGGAACTGGTGGCGAAGCAGATGGACCCGGGCGCGCCGGGGTTCTGGCGCGACTTCCTGCTCGGCATGCTGAAGCCGGTGGCGGCAACGGCCGTGGTGGCCATGGCCGTCGCGCTCAGCTTCTGGCAGCGCCTGGGGCTGGAGGGCGAGATGCTCTACGCCACCGCGCGCGCCTTCCTCCAGCTCTCCGTCATCGGCTTCGTCCTCCAGTTCATCTTCACCCAGAAGAACGCGCTCTGGAGCCTCCTCGTCTACCTCTTCATG GTGACGGTCGCCGGCTACACGGCGGGCCAGCGCGCCAAGCAGGTGCCCCGCGGGAAGTACATCGCCTGCGTCTCCATCCTCGTCGGCACCGCCATCACCGTACTCCTGCCAGTCCTGCTCAGCGTCTTCCCCTTCACCCCGCGCTACATCATCCCCGTCGCCGGCATGATGGTCGGCAACGCCATGACCGTCACCGGCGTCACCATGAAGAAGCTCCGGGAGGACGTCAAGATCCAGAGGAACCTG GTGGAGACGGCGCTGGCTCTGGGCGCGACGCCGCGGCAGGCGACGCTGCAGCAGGTGAAGCGGTCGCTGGTGATCGCGCTGTCGCCGGACATCGACAGCGCCAAGACGGTGGGGCTGATCACGCTGCCTGGCACCATGACGGGGCTCATCATGGGCGGCGTGTCGCCGCTGGAGGCCATCCAGCTGCAGATTGTCGTCACGTACATGCTCATGAGCGCCTCCGCCCTCAGCAGCATCCTCTCCACCTACCTCTGCTGGCCGGCCTTCTTCACCAAGGCTTTCCAGTTCGACGATAAGGTCTTTGCAGACTAG